A window from Chryseobacterium vaccae encodes these proteins:
- a CDS encoding dicarboxylate/amino acid:cation symporter: MKEVLKNYSGIILLLLGITVGSIIGIAAPSIVEYIKPLGDIFLNLLFVSVVPLVFFAVSNSIASLEQQSKFGRIILTMSLTFLFFILTAAVFTICAVYLFPVSGVSGSSEVITETANTDTWGDRIVGFFTVGEFTALFSRQNMLALLIFAFLTGFSARKAGEKGEPFRVFIASGYEVMKELLLLIMKLAPIGLGAYFAYQVATLGPQLFGFYAKPLGLYYIAGIVYFFMFFTLYAFMADGRKGIKGFWGNAAYPTLTALSTCSSFATMPANLQAASKIGIPNSIANLVIPIGTTLHKNGSSMSSIIKIYVAFLIIGKDFFDPANLLLALGITVFVSIVAGGIPNGGYIGEMLMISVYKLPQEAIPAVMIIGTLVDPLATVLNAVGDVVAAMFVNRFVKT; encoded by the coding sequence ATGAAAGAGGTCTTGAAAAACTACTCAGGAATTATACTTTTACTCTTAGGAATTACAGTTGGGAGCATTATAGGGATTGCAGCTCCCAGCATTGTAGAATATATTAAACCGTTGGGGGATATTTTCCTCAATCTTCTTTTTGTGAGTGTAGTTCCTCTGGTATTTTTCGCAGTATCCAATTCTATTGCCTCTCTGGAACAACAGTCTAAGTTTGGAAGGATTATTCTTACCATGTCTTTAACGTTTCTGTTCTTCATTCTTACAGCCGCTGTTTTTACCATCTGTGCGGTGTATTTGTTTCCTGTTTCCGGGGTTTCGGGAAGCAGTGAAGTCATTACAGAAACAGCGAATACTGATACATGGGGTGACCGGATTGTAGGCTTTTTCACCGTTGGGGAATTCACGGCACTTTTTTCAAGACAGAATATGCTGGCGCTTCTTATTTTTGCTTTCCTTACAGGATTTTCGGCCCGGAAGGCAGGTGAAAAGGGAGAACCTTTCAGGGTATTTATTGCTTCAGGGTATGAAGTCATGAAAGAACTTCTTTTACTGATTATGAAGCTGGCTCCAATTGGTTTAGGTGCCTATTTTGCTTATCAGGTCGCCACTTTGGGACCTCAGCTTTTTGGATTTTATGCAAAACCTCTCGGACTGTATTATATTGCCGGAATCGTTTATTTCTTTATGTTTTTTACCCTATATGCATTCATGGCAGATGGCCGCAAGGGTATCAAAGGTTTCTGGGGCAATGCTGCCTACCCTACTCTTACCGCTTTAAGTACGTGCAGCAGTTTTGCAACGATGCCCGCAAATCTTCAGGCAGCATCTAAGATCGGTATCCCGAATTCTATTGCGAATCTGGTGATCCCAATTGGGACTACTCTTCATAAGAACGGCTCTTCAATGTCTTCTATCATTAAGATCTATGTTGCATTTCTGATTATCGGGAAAGATTTTTTTGATCCAGCCAATCTTCTGCTAGCCTTAGGTATAACTGTATTTGTGAGTATTGTAGCCGGTGGTATTCCGAACGGTGGATATATCGGAGAAATGCTGATGATCTCGGTTTATAAACTGCCTCAGGAAGCTATTCCGGCCGTGATGATCATCGGAACTCTTGTAGATCCTCTGGCTACGGTTCTCAATGCGGTGGGTGATGTGGTTGCAGCTATGTTTGTGAACCGGTTTGTGAAGACCTGA
- a CDS encoding SusC/RagA family TonB-linked outer membrane protein yields MNVKLRVISAGALFFIGQAAFAQQKPKKDTTAQSTQIEEVVLTGSYGIKITPEQSSGALVKVSGNVLDKPSAVSIDNILQGTVAGLMSTASSGQPGASTITLIRGISSLTSGNDPLYIVDGVPVQSGDISGALTTQNALSLINPADIEDVQVLKDGVATAIYGSRGANGVIVITTKTGKKGKSNLQFVSEIGTSDIAFDKLNMLNAQEHVNYLGQALYNRFPATSPDGYANVQEATDDARVGILKWDGTTDTNWRKLTRRNSPITSRYNLSYSGGFKDFTMYASLGYLKQEGLSYDAAFDRYTGAIKASWKATDKLNITFGTNLSRTVQAGPSDASAFSNPIFSGTLLSPTQNPYLSNGAYNLNLVYLNPQFNPLAITGTNITKGTFDKVLTSLNVDYKILPYLTFNSNFGIDNTSGNEFTYWNPDFGDGYEPSNGNGNGLYFKSLRNFFTWNWYNFLNFNKTFDGKHDISASVGMESTRRTLEYNSFTKRGFPAGTRILFADAAANVTAATGRTDAWTLVGYIARASYTFKKFATITGSARRDTYSGYTKAGNFFGVGASFDLGKMDFLPSYINTLKLRASYGENGNQAAGPYEKYPQYSLAGNYLQTNAGFILTPGAPDGLIWEKSNKRNIGLDFSLGKNGSFYGTFDVYSNKNPNQIYDVPISPSTGFSSIVKNQAEVKSKGFEVLLGYRKNNEFFSWDIKANYSYNDSKITYLRGDSVPTIIPGLKAFFPGHNPTEYYTRLWAGVDSSNGDPLWYTDDTRTATTNDINKAKLAFTGQKALPTHIASLINEFTYKGFKFSFMLNYQGDYSVWDRWGFVYESDGAFPTVNTTTAALYDSWSPSNPNASMPKQVFNGNRSSNTNSTRYLYKGDNIRLRNVELGFTFKESMLNVKGLKGIYAYVRGVNLYTYAFDKKLRFDPEANSNAFAYTVSNLGVFDMTQPNMRQFIFGVQVDF; encoded by the coding sequence ATGAATGTTAAACTACGTGTAATAAGTGCTGGAGCACTGTTCTTCATAGGGCAGGCTGCTTTTGCGCAACAAAAACCAAAAAAGGATACCACTGCTCAATCAACTCAGATTGAAGAGGTCGTGCTCACGGGTTCTTATGGGATAAAAATTACTCCGGAACAATCCTCAGGAGCCCTTGTTAAAGTGTCAGGGAATGTTTTAGATAAACCTTCGGCTGTTTCTATTGATAATATTTTACAGGGAACCGTAGCAGGGTTAATGTCAACCGCAAGTTCAGGGCAACCTGGTGCATCTACTATCACATTAATTAGAGGAATATCTTCTCTTACTTCGGGTAATGATCCTCTGTATATTGTTGATGGTGTACCGGTTCAGTCTGGTGATATTTCTGGTGCGTTGACGACGCAAAACGCCTTATCATTGATAAATCCTGCCGATATCGAAGATGTACAGGTTTTGAAAGATGGTGTTGCAACGGCAATTTATGGTTCCAGAGGGGCTAATGGTGTAATTGTTATTACAACAAAAACAGGTAAGAAAGGAAAATCTAATTTGCAGTTTGTTAGTGAGATAGGTACATCAGATATTGCGTTTGATAAACTGAATATGCTGAATGCTCAGGAACATGTAAACTATCTTGGACAAGCTCTGTATAATAGATTTCCAGCTACATCTCCAGATGGATATGCAAATGTGCAGGAAGCGACTGATGACGCAAGAGTAGGTATATTGAAATGGGATGGTACTACTGATACAAACTGGAGAAAACTAACCAGAAGAAATTCTCCTATTACAAGCAGGTATAATTTAAGTTATTCAGGTGGTTTTAAAGATTTCACCATGTATGCATCATTAGGATACTTAAAGCAAGAAGGTTTATCATATGATGCAGCCTTTGACCGATATACAGGAGCAATCAAGGCTAGCTGGAAAGCAACAGATAAATTAAATATTACTTTTGGGACCAATTTATCAAGAACAGTACAGGCAGGGCCATCTGATGCGTCAGCATTTTCAAATCCTATTTTTTCAGGAACATTACTTTCTCCTACACAAAATCCGTACCTGAGTAATGGTGCTTATAATTTGAATTTAGTTTACTTAAATCCACAGTTTAATCCTTTAGCAATAACCGGGACGAATATCACTAAAGGAACCTTTGATAAGGTACTTACTTCATTAAACGTCGACTATAAAATTTTACCTTATCTAACATTTAATTCAAATTTTGGTATTGATAACACCTCTGGAAACGAATTTACTTATTGGAATCCTGATTTTGGAGATGGATACGAGCCATCAAATGGAAATGGAAATGGTCTCTACTTTAAAAGTTTGAGAAACTTTTTCACCTGGAACTGGTATAACTTCTTAAACTTTAACAAAACATTTGATGGAAAACATGATATTTCTGCTTCTGTAGGTATGGAGTCAACAAGAAGAACGCTAGAATATAATTCGTTTACGAAGAGAGGTTTTCCAGCAGGGACAAGAATACTGTTTGCAGATGCAGCAGCTAACGTTACGGCTGCAACTGGCAGAACTGATGCCTGGACGCTTGTGGGATATATTGCGAGAGCATCATATACCTTTAAGAAATTTGCAACCATTACAGGTTCTGCCAGAAGGGATACCTATTCAGGTTATACTAAAGCAGGAAATTTCTTTGGTGTTGGTGCCAGCTTTGATTTAGGTAAAATGGATTTTCTGCCATCCTATATCAATACATTAAAACTTAGAGCAAGTTATGGAGAAAATGGTAATCAGGCAGCAGGTCCTTATGAAAAATACCCACAATATTCTTTGGCGGGGAACTATCTTCAAACCAATGCAGGATTTATCCTAACTCCAGGAGCACCAGATGGCTTAATATGGGAAAAATCTAATAAAAGAAATATCGGGTTGGATTTTTCATTGGGCAAAAATGGAAGCTTTTATGGAACTTTTGATGTTTATTCCAATAAAAATCCTAATCAAATCTATGATGTTCCAATTTCTCCTTCTACAGGATTCAGCTCTATTGTTAAAAATCAGGCAGAAGTAAAATCTAAAGGTTTTGAAGTTTTATTAGGATATAGAAAAAATAATGAATTTTTCAGTTGGGATATTAAGGCAAACTACTCCTATAATGATTCTAAAATTACCTATTTAAGAGGAGATAGCGTACCTACAATTATTCCTGGTTTAAAAGCTTTTTTCCCAGGGCATAACCCGACAGAATATTACACAAGATTGTGGGCAGGGGTAGATTCTTCAAACGGAGATCCACTATGGTACACAGATGATACAAGAACTGCTACAACGAATGATATAAATAAGGCCAAATTAGCTTTTACAGGTCAAAAAGCTTTACCCACCCATATAGCTAGTTTAATTAATGAATTTACTTACAAAGGGTTTAAGTTTTCATTCATGTTAAATTATCAGGGAGATTATTCAGTATGGGACAGATGGGGATTTGTGTATGAATCAGATGGAGCGTTTCCTACAGTAAATACTACGACCGCAGCGCTTTATGATTCATGGAGTCCTAGTAATCCAAATGCATCAATGCCTAAACAGGTATTTAATGGTAATCGATCTTCCAATACCAACTCTACAAGATATCTTTATAAAGGGGATAATATTAGATTAAGAAATGTAGAATTGGGATTCACCTTTAAAGAATCAATGCTTAATGTAAAAGGATTAAAAGGTATTTATGCTTATGTAAGAGGCGTTAATTTATATACCTATGCGTTTGATAAGAAACTTCGTTTTGATCCTGAAGCAAATTCAAATGCATTTGCTTATACGGTTTCTAATTTAGGAGTTTTTGATATGACACAACCCAATATGAGACAGTTTATTTTTGGTGTACAGGTTGATTTCTAA
- a CDS encoding aldehyde dehydrogenase family protein, translating into MSTMTEPRSETALQWPEFKNKYDNYIDGKFTPPVNGQYFDVVSPVDGKNFTQVAHSSKEDLELAVNAADKAFQTWKNTSSTERSVILNKIADRIEQNLQYLAVVETIDNGKAVRETLAADLPLAIDHFRYFASVIRAEEGSHNELDKDTVSLIVHEPLGVIAQIIPWNFPILMAVWKLAPALAAGNCVVLKPAESTPVSILVLMEIIGDLLPAGVVNIVNGFGAELGRALVTNPKVSKAAFTGSTATGRLVMQYATENIIPVTLELGGKSPNVFFNSVMDADDEFLDKAIEGAVLFALNQGEICTCPSRLLVQEDIADAFIARVIERVKAIKIGNPLDKTVMMGAQASQIQKDKILSYIQLGKEEGAEVLVGGDVNNIGEGLEDGFYIQPTIFKGNNRMRIFQEEIFGPVLAFTTFKDEEEAVKIANDTIYGLGAGVWTRDAHQLYNIPRQIQAGRVWVNQYHSYPAGAPFGGYKQSGIGRENHKMMLDHYRQTKNMLISYNKNKLGFF; encoded by the coding sequence ATGAGCACAATGACAGAACCGAGATCAGAGACCGCATTGCAGTGGCCTGAATTCAAAAACAAATATGATAATTATATTGATGGAAAATTTACACCTCCGGTAAACGGGCAGTATTTTGATGTAGTTTCACCGGTAGATGGTAAAAACTTTACCCAGGTGGCGCATTCCTCAAAAGAAGACCTAGAGCTGGCTGTAAATGCTGCAGATAAAGCTTTCCAGACCTGGAAAAATACATCATCCACAGAAAGAAGTGTTATTCTGAATAAAATAGCAGACAGAATTGAGCAGAACCTTCAGTACCTTGCTGTGGTAGAAACCATCGACAACGGAAAGGCAGTAAGAGAAACACTGGCCGCAGACTTGCCTTTAGCAATAGACCATTTCAGATACTTTGCTTCCGTAATCCGTGCCGAAGAAGGCTCTCACAACGAACTGGATAAAGATACGGTATCACTTATTGTTCACGAACCCCTGGGCGTCATCGCACAAATTATCCCATGGAATTTTCCTATTCTGATGGCAGTATGGAAGCTGGCTCCGGCACTGGCTGCAGGAAACTGTGTTGTATTGAAGCCTGCAGAAAGCACTCCGGTGTCCATTTTAGTTTTAATGGAAATCATCGGTGATCTTCTTCCTGCAGGAGTTGTTAATATTGTCAACGGTTTCGGGGCAGAACTAGGAAGAGCGTTGGTAACCAACCCTAAAGTATCAAAAGCGGCATTCACCGGATCTACTGCTACAGGGCGCCTTGTAATGCAGTATGCTACAGAAAATATCATTCCTGTAACTCTGGAGCTTGGCGGTAAGTCTCCCAATGTTTTCTTTAATTCGGTAATGGATGCGGATGATGAATTCCTCGACAAAGCCATTGAAGGAGCAGTTCTTTTTGCCCTTAATCAGGGAGAAATCTGTACATGTCCGTCCAGATTATTGGTTCAGGAAGATATTGCAGATGCTTTCATCGCCAGAGTGATCGAAAGAGTAAAAGCCATCAAAATTGGAAACCCGCTGGATAAGACAGTAATGATGGGTGCTCAGGCCTCGCAAATTCAGAAAGACAAGATTCTTTCCTACATTCAATTGGGAAAAGAAGAAGGAGCGGAAGTTCTTGTCGGAGGAGATGTTAATAATATAGGAGAAGGCCTGGAGGACGGATTTTATATCCAGCCTACCATTTTTAAAGGTAATAACAGGATGAGAATTTTCCAGGAAGAAATCTTCGGTCCGGTACTGGCTTTCACGACTTTCAAAGATGAAGAGGAAGCCGTAAAAATTGCCAACGATACCATTTATGGATTGGGTGCCGGAGTATGGACAAGAGATGCACATCAGCTGTACAATATTCCGCGCCAGATTCAGGCAGGAAGAGTTTGGGTAAACCAATACCATTCTTATCCGGCAGGAGCACCTTTCGGAGGATATAAGCAGTCCGGTATCGGTCGTGAAAACCACAAAATGATGCTGGATCACTATCGTCAGACTAAAAATATGCTGATCTCTTACAACAAAAACAAATTAGGTTTCTTTTAA
- a CDS encoding AraC family transcriptional regulator, producing MISNNKFLLNTPELKKEKQLQSLVEHQTKFSLNNCEFSIYETHKAAFGVKLHFENIAFTAMLRGKKHMKLDHKTNYFDYFPGESILVAPGETMVIDFPDADESPTQCISLSLNPDFIEDSLNYFNYSLPKTDEASQWNIQLDEYFLFNNQSLASATNNIMRIAMDDNSQKDIMADLALKELLIRLMQTQARSMVEKNVAKNKSRIGFAVDYIRKNLHQKLSIESIAKLAYVSKSNFFRMFKDELGISPNDFILQERINKAKELLSNQNSIKETAYQTGFSDTNYFTRVFKQLVGVTPKNYQMKVIFSREY from the coding sequence ATGATCAGTAATAATAAATTTTTATTAAATACTCCTGAATTAAAGAAGGAAAAGCAGCTGCAAAGCCTTGTAGAGCATCAGACCAAATTCAGTCTGAACAATTGTGAATTTAGTATATATGAAACTCACAAAGCGGCCTTTGGGGTTAAGCTTCATTTTGAAAACATAGCTTTTACAGCCATGCTGAGAGGAAAAAAGCATATGAAACTGGACCATAAAACCAATTACTTCGATTATTTTCCCGGTGAAAGCATTCTTGTAGCTCCGGGTGAGACCATGGTGATTGATTTTCCCGATGCGGATGAATCCCCTACTCAATGTATTTCCTTGAGCCTCAATCCTGATTTCATAGAAGATTCTCTCAATTATTTTAATTACAGCCTTCCTAAAACAGATGAAGCTTCCCAATGGAATATTCAGCTGGATGAATATTTTCTTTTTAACAATCAATCTCTGGCTTCTGCTACCAACAACATTATGAGGATTGCTATGGACGATAATTCCCAAAAGGATATCATGGCAGATCTTGCTTTAAAAGAGCTTTTGATCCGGCTTATGCAGACCCAGGCCAGAAGTATGGTAGAAAAAAATGTAGCCAAGAATAAATCCAGAATAGGTTTTGCCGTAGATTATATCCGGAAAAATCTTCATCAGAAACTTTCAATTGAGAGTATTGCCAAGTTGGCTTATGTGAGCAAATCGAATTTTTTCAGGATGTTTAAGGATGAGCTGGGCATTTCTCCCAATGATTTTATTTTACAGGAAAGGATTAATAAAGCCAAAGAATTACTTTCGAATCAGAATAGTATTAAAGAAACTGCTTACCAAACCGGATTTTCGGATACAAATTATTTTACGAGGGTATTTAAGCAGCTGGTGGGTGTTACACCGAAGAATTATCAGATGAAGGTTATTTTTTCTAGAGAATATTGA
- a CDS encoding chaperone modulator CbpM: MSERISREEVVKIYNIEITFFNELVDYGLLSIHIEDEISYLMYEDLPDLEKFVNWHYDLEINLPGMEVIHHMLKKLDTLKRRNRELMNKLAAISDKYGEE, from the coding sequence ATGAGTGAAAGAATATCACGCGAAGAAGTAGTGAAAATATACAATATAGAGATCACTTTTTTTAATGAACTCGTAGACTACGGATTACTAAGTATACACATCGAAGATGAAATCAGCTATCTGATGTACGAAGACCTGCCTGATCTGGAAAAATTTGTCAACTGGCATTATGATCTTGAAATTAATCTTCCGGGAATGGAAGTCATTCATCATATGCTGAAAAAACTGGATACCCTGAAACGGAGAAATCGAGAACTGATGAATAAACTTGCTGCAATCAGTGATAAGTATGGGGAAGAGTAG
- the adhP gene encoding alcohol dehydrogenase AdhP yields MIPKTMKAAVVQGYGQPLKIEEVPVREPGRYEVLVKVIACGVCHTDLHAVDGDWPAKPKMPLIPGHEGVGIVVACGPEAQVKEGDAVGVPWLYSACGCCDYCITGWETLCEAQKNGGYSVDGGFAEYVIADSRYVGHLKSDVNFLEIAPILCAGVTVYKGLKETETKPGEWVAISGIGGLGHVAVQYAKAMGMHVAAIDVADDKLELAKKLGADLVVNAKTTDPGEYLHKEVGGMHGALITAVSPIAFKQGIDVLRRKGTIALNGLPPGSFELPIFETVLKRITVRGSIVGTRKDLQEALDFANEGLVKATVTSAKLEDINEVFDKMKKGQIDGRIVLDIAGSN; encoded by the coding sequence ATGATTCCAAAAACAATGAAAGCCGCTGTAGTTCAAGGCTACGGACAACCCCTGAAAATTGAAGAAGTTCCGGTAAGAGAACCCGGAAGATATGAAGTACTCGTGAAAGTAATAGCCTGTGGAGTCTGCCATACCGATCTGCATGCTGTAGACGGTGACTGGCCGGCAAAACCTAAAATGCCCCTGATTCCCGGACATGAAGGAGTCGGTATCGTTGTAGCCTGCGGGCCCGAGGCACAGGTAAAAGAAGGGGATGCCGTAGGAGTTCCATGGCTGTACAGCGCTTGCGGATGTTGTGATTACTGTATTACCGGCTGGGAAACACTGTGTGAAGCTCAGAAAAATGGAGGATATAGTGTAGATGGAGGTTTCGCAGAATATGTTATTGCAGATTCCAGATATGTGGGACATTTAAAATCAGATGTCAACTTTTTAGAAATTGCCCCGATTTTATGTGCTGGAGTAACTGTTTACAAAGGCTTGAAAGAAACTGAAACAAAACCCGGAGAATGGGTAGCGATCTCAGGAATCGGAGGATTGGGACATGTTGCCGTTCAATATGCCAAAGCAATGGGAATGCACGTGGCAGCAATTGATGTAGCAGACGATAAGCTTGAATTAGCCAAAAAATTGGGAGCAGATTTAGTAGTCAATGCAAAAACTACAGATCCCGGAGAATATCTTCATAAAGAAGTTGGCGGTATGCATGGTGCATTGATTACGGCGGTTTCTCCCATTGCTTTCAAGCAGGGAATAGACGTTCTTAGAAGAAAAGGAACCATTGCTCTCAACGGTCTGCCTCCCGGTTCTTTTGAACTTCCGATCTTTGAAACGGTTTTAAAAAGAATCACGGTAAGAGGTTCTATCGTAGGAACAAGAAAAGATCTTCAGGAAGCACTGGATTTCGCTAATGAAGGACTGGTAAAAGCTACAGTGACCTCTGCAAAACTGGAAGACATCAATGAGGTATTTGATAAAATGAAAAAAGGACAGATAGACGGACGAATCGTACTGGATATTGCCGGTTCAAATTAA
- a CDS encoding RagB/SusD family nutrient uptake outer membrane protein, translating into MKKIKILLILLTGVVVSSCQNDFSEELPPTTFPLNEAITNEKVLNTAVNGLYGYYQTNGDGSINSYGALLPTLQELLGDNAFVALVNSNRFSTTRDPNLTFYTQNSADIATVWASLYKIIANANFVLGYEGKISDDSNTPGTPNNLFGQAYAVRAMAYTTLVSLFSDNFNGSNPEFGVPLPLDFKPGTNLPRGSVKQVYDQIFADLTKAASLVGTTNGSRKFNAAAIDLLFSRYYLTVKNYPQADTYAQKVLNNTAYTLLPSSGVANFFNVAGETNAEIIFQIDYNALDLPGANDGITATWSSTGRYKQNFATQTFFNKLGADDVRRGTWYRNTGYVLTLADNPKPIDVMKYTATDRDIVVLRKTEAVFNQLEALYYTNPVEALAKLNTWVKTYRDVGYTYAGTGTDLLKEILMQKNLEMFLEGFRYSDLKRNGLAFKNPQTQVELTSAKVQFKALPLPQAELNTNLGIKQFPGY; encoded by the coding sequence ATGAAAAAAATAAAAATATTATTAATATTATTGACTGGAGTTGTTGTAAGTTCATGTCAAAATGATTTTTCTGAAGAATTGCCTCCTACAACATTTCCTTTAAATGAAGCCATTACTAATGAAAAAGTATTAAACACGGCGGTAAATGGTCTATATGGATATTATCAGACGAATGGTGATGGATCAATTAATTCTTACGGAGCTTTATTGCCTACTTTACAGGAGCTGCTTGGGGATAATGCTTTTGTAGCTTTGGTAAATTCTAATAGATTTTCAACAACTAGAGATCCTAATCTTACTTTTTATACTCAAAACAGTGCTGATATTGCGACTGTATGGGCATCACTGTATAAAATTATTGCAAATGCTAATTTTGTTCTTGGATATGAAGGAAAGATTTCAGATGATTCAAACACACCAGGAACGCCAAACAATTTATTTGGTCAGGCTTATGCCGTAAGAGCAATGGCTTATACAACATTGGTATCTTTATTCAGTGATAATTTTAACGGTTCTAATCCTGAATTTGGGGTTCCTCTTCCGTTGGATTTTAAGCCCGGTACAAACTTACCTAGAGGAAGTGTTAAACAGGTTTATGATCAAATATTTGCAGATTTAACAAAAGCAGCTTCACTGGTAGGGACAACAAATGGTAGTAGGAAATTTAATGCCGCTGCAATAGATTTGTTATTTTCGAGATATTATCTTACAGTTAAAAACTATCCTCAGGCAGATACCTATGCTCAAAAAGTTCTTAATAACACGGCATATACTTTATTACCTTCATCGGGAGTTGCTAACTTTTTTAATGTTGCTGGAGAAACAAATGCTGAAATAATTTTCCAGATTGATTATAATGCTCTCGATTTACCGGGTGCTAATGATGGTATTACAGCAACCTGGTCTTCTACTGGAAGATATAAGCAGAACTTTGCTACCCAGACGTTTTTCAATAAATTGGGAGCTGATGATGTTAGAAGAGGAACATGGTACAGAAATACAGGATATGTTCTTACCTTAGCTGATAATCCTAAACCTATAGATGTTATGAAATATACTGCCACAGATAGAGATATTGTGGTATTAAGAAAAACCGAAGCTGTTTTTAATCAGCTGGAAGCTTTATATTATACCAATCCTGTAGAAGCCCTTGCGAAACTCAATACTTGGGTTAAAACATATAGAGATGTGGGATATACTTATGCAGGTACCGGAACAGATCTTTTGAAAGAGATTTTGATGCAGAAAAACCTTGAAATGTTCTTGGAAGGTTTCAGATATAGTGATTTAAAGAGAAACGGACTTGCTTTCAAAAATCCTCAGACACAGGTTGAATTGACATCAGCTAAAGTTCAGTTTAAAGCTCTCCCTTTACCACAAGCTGAATTAAATACAAACTTAGGTATTAAACAATTTCCAGGATATTAA
- a CDS encoding DUF779 domain-containing protein, translating to METKKCRLSATEKALEVIRELEIKYGALMFYQAGGCCEGTQPQCFEKGGFFPRMNDAMIGTINGHEFWIDRDLFEYWQYSHFTLDVTDGFGPGGFSLETPLGKTFKVHYRLFTPEEYGNLEQVKRSE from the coding sequence ATGGAAACAAAAAAATGCAGACTATCCGCTACAGAAAAAGCTCTTGAAGTAATCCGCGAGCTGGAAATAAAATATGGAGCATTAATGTTTTATCAGGCAGGAGGATGTTGTGAAGGAACGCAGCCGCAGTGTTTTGAGAAAGGAGGATTCTTTCCCAGAATGAACGACGCTATGATCGGAACCATAAACGGGCATGAATTCTGGATAGACCGAGACCTTTTTGAATACTGGCAATACTCTCACTTTACCCTTGATGTGACTGATGGGTTCGGTCCGGGAGGATTCTCACTGGAAACCCCTTTAGGTAAAACTTTTAAAGTTCATTACCGGCTCTTTACTCCGGAGGAATATGGAAATCTAGAACAAGTAAAGCGCAGTGAATAA
- a CDS encoding DnaJ C-terminal domain-containing protein encodes MAYIDYYKILGVDKSATQDDIKKAYRKQARKLHPDLNPDDKEAERKFKELNEANEVLSNPENRAKYDKYGENWKHGEEYEKAQQQQRQYQQQNYGGGGFSGADFGEGEDFSDFFQNMFGGSGGSSFGRGSRGSASGKFKGQDVHAELNLNLRDAAQTHPQTFEINGKKVRITIPAGVYDGQQIKLKGHGNPGFNGGPHGDLYITFNIPADPDFERTGDDLKTKVAIDLYTAVLGGDVKVNTLDGSVNLKVKPETQNGTTVRLKGKGFPLYKKEGQYGDLFVTYEVKLPVNLTEKQKELFEQLKNS; translated from the coding sequence ATGGCTTATATAGATTACTATAAAATTTTGGGCGTAGATAAAAGCGCAACACAGGATGACATTAAAAAAGCTTACCGCAAACAGGCGAGAAAGCTGCATCCTGACCTTAATCCCGATGATAAAGAGGCCGAAAGAAAATTCAAGGAACTGAATGAAGCCAATGAAGTGCTCAGCAATCCAGAAAATCGTGCCAAGTATGACAAATACGGAGAAAACTGGAAACATGGTGAAGAATATGAAAAAGCCCAGCAGCAGCAAAGGCAGTATCAACAGCAGAATTACGGTGGAGGTGGATTTTCCGGTGCCGATTTTGGTGAGGGTGAAGATTTTTCCGATTTCTTTCAGAATATGTTCGGTGGCAGTGGTGGAAGTAGTTTCGGGAGAGGTTCACGAGGAAGTGCCTCCGGGAAATTCAAAGGACAGGATGTTCACGCTGAACTGAATTTAAATTTACGAGATGCTGCCCAAACCCATCCGCAAACCTTTGAGATCAACGGTAAAAAAGTAAGAATTACCATTCCGGCGGGAGTATATGACGGACAGCAGATCAAGCTTAAAGGTCATGGAAACCCAGGATTTAATGGAGGTCCGCATGGGGATTTGTACATTACATTCAATATTCCGGCAGATCCGGATTTTGAAAGAACAGGAGATGATCTGAAAACGAAAGTAGCCATTGATCTGTATACCGCTGTGTTAGGAGGAGATGTAAAAGTAAATACTTTGGATGGAAGTGTCAATCTTAAAGTTAAACCGGAAACCCAGAACGGAACGACCGTAAGATTGAAAGGAAAAGGCTTTCCTTTATACAAAAAAGAAGGTCAGTATGGAGATCTTTTTGTGACTTACGAAGTAAAGCTGCCGGTAAATCTTACCGAAAAGCAGAAAGAACTTTTTGAACAACTTAAAAATTCCTAA